The Apibacter raozihei DNA segment ACGAATGAAATACAGATATCTCGATATACGAAGAAATCCGGTAAAAGATAAATTAATTTTCAGAAGTAAAGTAGCACAGTTAGTTAGAAATTATCTTTCTAATGAAGGTTTTATTGAAGTAGAAACTCCGGTTCTCATTAAATCAACTCCTGAAGGAGCCCGTGATTTTGTAGTTCCTTCAAGAATGAATCCGGGGCAGTTTTATGCTCTCCCACAATCACCACAAACCTTTAAACAGCTCCTTATGGTAGGTGGTCTGGATAAGTATTTTCAGATAGTAAAATGTTTCAGGGATGAAGACCTTAGAGCAGACCGTCAACCCGAGTTTACTCAAATTGATTGTGAAATGTCTTTTGTTGAGCAGGAGGACGTTATTCAAACATTTGAAGGTTTAACCAAGCATTTGCTAAAAAAGCTTAAAAATATTGAATTTGAACAATTCCCTCGTATGAGCTATGAGGAAGCAATGAGAAAATACGGTAATGATAAACCTGATATTCGCTTTGGAATGCAATTTATCGAATTAAATGATGAATTGAAAAACAGCGGATTTAAAATATTTGATGAAGCTGAATTGGTTGTCGGTATTAATGCCGAAGGATGTGCCAGCTATACCCGTAAGCAGATAGACGCTTTAACTGATTGGGTAAAACGTCCGCAAATAGGTGCCAGTGGAATGGTATATGTGAGATATAATGAAGACGGAACTATTAAATCTTCTGTTGACAAATTTTATTCTGAGGAACAATTGCGTAAAGTTATCGAAAAAGCAAAATCTCAACCTGGCGACTTAATCCTAATTCTTTCTGGAAATGCAGATAAGGTTCGACCTCAGCTTAGTGCGCTACGAATGGAAGTTGCTGAAAAACAAGGATTAAGAAATCCGGAAGTTTTTGCACCTTTATGGGTGGTCGACTTTCCGCTGTTAGAATGGAATGAAGAAGAAAAAAGATTTGCAGCCA contains these protein-coding regions:
- the aspS gene encoding aspartate--tRNA ligase, which codes for MYRTNTCGELTESNVNETVTLSGWVQGVRDMGFVIWVDLRDRYGITQLVFDEQRSSPELMEQARKLGREFVIQTTGKVIERTSKNPNIPTGNIELLVENLSILNSSLTPPFTIEDETDGGEELRMKYRYLDIRRNPVKDKLIFRSKVAQLVRNYLSNEGFIEVETPVLIKSTPEGARDFVVPSRMNPGQFYALPQSPQTFKQLLMVGGLDKYFQIVKCFRDEDLRADRQPEFTQIDCEMSFVEQEDVIQTFEGLTKHLLKKLKNIEFEQFPRMSYEEAMRKYGNDKPDIRFGMQFIELNDELKNSGFKIFDEAELVVGINAEGCASYTRKQIDALTDWVKRPQIGASGMVYVRYNEDGTIKSSVDKFYSEEQLRKVIEKAKSQPGDLILILSGNADKVRPQLSALRMEVAEKQGLRNPEVFAPLWVVDFPLLEWNEEEKRFAAMHHPFTSPKPEDIPLLEKEPGKVRANAYDLVLNGNEIGGGSVRIFDKELQSKMFSLLGFSPEDAEAQFGFLMNAFKFGAPPHAGLAFGFDRLVALLGGQEVIRDYIAFPKNNSGRDVMIDAPSPIHQQQLDELEIALSPKK